A part of Chroicocephalus ridibundus chromosome 5, bChrRid1.1, whole genome shotgun sequence genomic DNA contains:
- the MFHAS1 gene encoding malignant fibrous histiocytoma-amplified sequence 1, translated as MAQTEPPKAVRLWRDAALRARKLRGGPGEPESEPEPDAGPPGGPPPPPTATASRCSPPAAVAAAALGELEALNLSGRGLEELPEEVGAALSGLRVLSLRRNRLGRLPAAALRHLSRLAELDLSHNRLRGLGDGGALAGLRGLRKLSLSHNELGAEGPGLPPRLAELGRLEELDLSFNRLRRLPEGLGHLRHLRALDVDHNLLPSFPAPLLELAALEELDCSGNRHLGALPEGIAALHRLKILWLSGTGLAALPEGLCQLSALESLMLDGNRLRALPAGFGSLQRLKMLNLSSNLLGEFPTAILALPSLEELYLSRNQLTLLPPRLCQLRQLRALWLDNNHIRYLPDSIVLLHSLEELVLQGNQIAILPEGFGQLSRVTLWKIKDNPLIQPPYEVCMKGIPYIAAYQHELAHSQPALKPRLKLVLMGLKDAGKTLLRRCLMEEDGQRENMGNLEAGSTQPRGCPGKQQDIGRVPVGCCPFLEPQDASSAWVPATQQLEHLPVEQQDIPSHVPSHRVTGETPCPAPSLPSDASQVPPGLSGGSKGIEVMDWTADAERGLTFIVYELAGDPSYDVIQSFFLSPGALYVLVVNLSAYVPQHFYPSVGYFLHWLGSKVPHAVVCMVGTHADLCAERELEEKCLDIHHQIAQQEKRDAEGLQSLVQQVDEALGQDFDLRCSSPHAAFYGVSDKNLRRKKAQFQYLLNHRPQILSPVLPFSCRDRCQVRRLRDKLLSVAEHRDIFPNLHRVLPKSWQVLEELHFQPQAQQLWLSWWDSARLGLQAGLTEDRLQSALSYLHESGKLLYFEEHLTLREYVFHNLPRLIDILNVFCQRDATVLLQKLLSDTHIDELRATQLHHYVEGFLLHGLLPAHVIRLLLKPHIQSREDLQLILELLEKMGLCYCVNKPKCKPLNGAAAWYKFPCYVKNEVPHAEAWINGANLSGQSFVVEQLQIEYSFPFIFPPGLFARYSVQINSHVVQRSDGKYQIYAYRGKVPVVVSYRPARGALQPDTLSIASHASLPNIWTAWQAITPLVEELNVLLQEWPGLYYTVHVLCSKCLKRGSPNPHTFPGELLSQPRPEGLTEIICPKNGSERVNVALVYPPTPTVISPCSK; from the coding sequence ATGGCGCAGACGGAGCCCCCGAAGGCGGTGCGGCTGTGGCGCGACGCCGCCCTGCGCGCACGGAagctgcggggcggccccggcgagCCCGAGTCCGAGCCGGAGCCGGACGCCGGGCCGCCgggcgggccgccgccgccccccaccgCCACCGCGTCTCGCTGCTCGCccccggcggcggtggcggcggcggccttGGGGGAGTTGGAGGCGCTGAACCTGAGCGggcgggggctggaggagctgcccgAGGAGGTGGGCGCCGCCCTGAGCGGGCTGCGGGTCCTCAGCCTGCGGCGCAACCGTCTGGGCCGCCTGCCTGCCGCCGCCCTGCGCCACCTGAGCCGCCTGGCCGAACTCGACCTCAGCCACAACCGGCTGCGGGGCCTGGGGGACGGCGGGGCgctggcggggctgcggggcctgcGCAAGCTCAGCCTCAGCCACAACGAGCTGGGCGCCGAGGGCCCGGGCCTGCCCCCCCGCCTGGCCGAGCTGGGCCGCCTGGAGGAGCTGGACCTCAGCTTTAACCGCCTGCGCCGCCTGCCCGAGGGCCTGGGCCACCTGCGGCACCTCCGCGCCCTCGACGTCGACCACAAcctgctgccctccttccccgccccgcTGCTGGAGCTGGCCGCTCTGGAGGAGCTCGACTGCTCAGGCAACCGCCACCTCGGGGCCCTGCCCGAGGGCATCGCTGCCCTCCACCGCCTCAAGATCCTCTGGCTGAGCGGCACCGGGCTGGCGGCCCTGCCCGAGGGCCTCTGCCAGCTGAGTGCCCTGGAGAGCCTCATGCTGGACGGCAACCGGCTAcgggctctgcctgctggcttTGGCAGCCTGCAGCGGCTCAAGATGCTGAACCTCTCCTCCAATCTACTGGGGGAGTTCCCCACTGCCATCTTGGCGCTGCCCAGCCTGGAGGAGCTCTACCTGAGTCGCAACCAGCTCACCCTGCTGCCCCCTCGCCTCTGTCAGCTCCGCCAGCTCCGCGCCCTTTGGCTGGACAACAACCACATCCGCTACCTGCCTGACTCCATCGTGCTTCTCCACAGCCTGGAGGAGCTGGTCCTGCAAGGCAACCAGATTGCCATCCTGCCTGAGGGCTTCGGGCAGCTCTCCCGCGTCACCCTGTGGAAGATCAAAGACAACCCCCTCATCCAGCCCCCCTATGAGGTGTGCATGAAAGGCATCCCTTACATTGCAGCTTACCAGCACGAGCTGGCCCACTCCCAGCCTGCCCTCAAACCCCGCCTCAAGCTTGTCCTCATGGGCCTAAAGGATGCAGGAAAGACCCTGCTGAGACGATGTCTCATGGAGGAGGATGGGCAGAGGGAGAACATGGGAAATCTGGAAGCAGGGAGCACCCAGCCCAGAGGGtgccctgggaagcagcaggacaTTGGGAGAGTGCCAGTTGGATGTTGTCCCTTCCTGGAGCCTCAGGATGCTTCCTCAGCATGGGTACCTGCCACGCAGCAGCTGGAACATCTCCCTGTTGAGCAGCAGGACATCCCTTCTCACGTGCCCTCTCACCGAGTGACAGGGGAAACACCATGCCCTGCACCATCGCTGCCATCGGATGCGTCCCAAGTACCACCAGGACTGTCAGGAGGCAGCAAGGGCATTGAGGTGATGGACTGGACAGCGGATGCAGAGAGGGGCCTGACATTCATTGTGTACGAGTTGGCGGGGGACCCGAGCTATGATGTGATCcagtctttcttcctctctcctggaGCCCTGTATGTGCTGGTGGTGAATTTGAGTGCCTATGTCCCTCAGCACTTCTACCCCTCTGTGGGCTATTTCTTGCACTGGCTTGGTTCCAAGGTGCCCCATGCTGTGGTGTGTATGGTGGGAACCCACGCTGACCTCTGTGCGGAGCGGGAGTTGGAAGAGAAGTGCCTGGACATCCATCACCAGATCGCTCAGCAGGAGAAGAGGGATGCTGAGGGACTCCAGAGCTTGGTCCAGCAGGTGGACGAGGCACTGGGACAGGACTTTGACCTGCGCTGCTCCAGCCCGCATGCTGCCTTTTATGGGGTCTCAGACAAGAACTTGCGGCGAAAGAAAGCCCAGTTTCAGTACCTTCTCAACCACCGCCCACAGATCCTCTCTCCAGTGCTGCCTTTCAGCTGCCGGGACCGTTGCCAGGTGCGTCGCCTGCGGGACAAGCTCCTCTCAGTGGCTGAGCACCGGGATATCTTCCCAAACCTGCATCGAGTGTTGCCCAAATCCTGGCAagtgctggaggagctgcacTTCCAGCCACAGGCTCAACAGCTGTGGCTTAGCTGGTGGGACTCTGCCCGGTTGGGCTTGCAGGCAGGCCTGACGGAGGATCGGCTCCAGAGCGCCCTGTCCTACCTGCACGAGAGTGGAAAGCTGCTCTACTTCGAGGAGCACCTCACCTTGCGGGAGTACGTGTTCCACAACCTGCCGCGGCTCATTGACATCCTCAATGTCTTCTGCCAGCGGGATGCCACTGTGCTGCTCCAGAAACTGCTCAGCGACACCCACATTGACGAACTGAGAGCCACTCAGCTCCATCATTACGTGGAGGGGTTCTTGCTGCAcggcctcctccctgcccacgTTATCCGTCTCCTCCTTAAGCCCCACATCCAGAGCAGGGAGGATCTGCAGCTcatcctggagctgctggagaaaaTGGGCCTCTGTTACTGTGTCAACAAACCCAAATGCAAGCCCCTAAATGGGGCGGCTGCTTGGTACAAGTTTCCCTGCTACGTGAAAAACGAGGTGCCCCATGCAGAGGCGTGGATCAACGGCGCCAATCTGAGCGGACAGTCCTTTGTGGTCGAGCAGCTGCAGATTGAATATAGCTTTCCATTCATTTTCCCACCCGGCTTGTTTGCACGCTACAGCGTCCAGATTAACAGCCACGTGGTTCAGCGGTCAGATGGCAAATACCAGATCTATGCCTACCGGGGAAAGGTGCCCGTGGTGGTGAGTTACCGGCCTGCcaggggagctctgcagccagatACTCTCTCTATCGCTAGTCATGCGTCCCTACCAAATATCTGGACAGCTTGGCAAGCTATTACCCCTTTAGTGGAAGAACTGAATGTCCTGCTCCAGGAATGGCCGGGCCTGTACTACACTGTGCACGTCCTCTGTTCAAAGTGCCTTAAAAGAGGGTCACCCAACCCCCACACTTTTCCAG